A window of Corallococcus macrosporus DSM 14697 contains these coding sequences:
- a CDS encoding CpsD/CapB family tyrosine-protein kinase: MDQTMERAGNFLPRVDDNPTGGNAVDRRVVTLTAPASAAAEQYRSLYYRLERMRDLRPMKVVALTSAMPGEGKTVTSVNLALAAARANPERRILLVDADLRRGGVAATLGMRNKTGLAELLAGDCEVRDVVRRFNSTRLALIPAGVTPEDTAQVLASGRMKQFLKAVREGFDEVYIDLPPTLPFADAAILGHQADGVLMVIRANVTSGKAVHQAVESLGGAPIVGCVLNGAEVHSAPYLKNYEKK; this comes from the coding sequence ATGGATCAGACGATGGAGCGGGCGGGCAACTTCCTCCCCCGAGTGGATGACAACCCGACGGGCGGCAACGCGGTGGACCGGCGGGTGGTGACGTTGACGGCGCCGGCGTCGGCCGCGGCGGAGCAGTACCGCAGCCTTTATTACAGGCTGGAGCGGATGCGGGACCTGCGGCCGATGAAGGTCGTCGCGCTCACCTCGGCGATGCCGGGCGAGGGCAAGACGGTGACGAGCGTCAACCTGGCGCTCGCCGCGGCCCGGGCGAACCCGGAGCGCCGCATCCTGCTGGTGGACGCGGACCTGCGCCGGGGCGGCGTGGCGGCCACGCTGGGCATGCGCAACAAGACGGGCCTGGCGGAGCTGCTGGCGGGGGACTGCGAGGTGCGGGACGTGGTGCGGCGGTTCAACTCCACGCGCCTGGCCCTCATCCCCGCGGGCGTCACCCCGGAGGACACGGCGCAGGTGCTGGCGAGCGGCCGGATGAAGCAGTTCCTCAAGGCGGTGCGGGAGGGCTTCGACGAGGTGTACATCGACCTGCCGCCCACGCTGCCCTTCGCGGACGCGGCCATCCTGGGCCACCAGGCGGACGGCGTGCTGATGGTCATCCGGGCCAACGTCACGTCGGGCAAGGCGGTGCACCAGGCGGTGGAGAGCCTGGGCGGCGCGCCCATCGTCGGGTGCGTGCTCAACGGCGCGGAGGTGCACTCGGCGCCGTACCTGAAGAACTACGAAAAGAAGTAG